From Canis lupus baileyi chromosome 16, mCanLup2.hap1, whole genome shotgun sequence, a single genomic window includes:
- the DUSP14 gene encoding dual specificity protein phosphatase 14: MSSRGHSTLPRTLMAPRMISEGDIGGIAQITSSLFLGRGSVASNRHLLQARGITCIVNATIEIPNFNWPQFEYVKVPLADMPHAPIGLYFDTVADKIHSVSRKHGATLVHCAAGVSRSATLCIAYLMKCHSVCLLEAYNWVKARRPVIRPNVGFWRQLIDYERQLFGKSTVKMVQTPYGIVPDVYEKESRHLMPYWGL; this comes from the coding sequence ATGAGCTCCAGAGGTCACAGCACGCTTCCACGGACTCTCATGGCCCCTCGGATGATTTCTGAGGGAGACATAGGAGGCATCGCTCAAAtcacctcctctctcttcttgggCAGAGGCAGCGTGGCCTCTAACCGGCACCTCCTTCAGGCTCGTGGCATCACCTGCATTGTTAATGCTACCATTGAGATCCCCAATTTCAACTGGCCCCAGTTTGAATATGTTAAAGTGCCTCTGGCTGACATGCCTCATGCCCCCATCGGACTGTACTTTGACACGGTGGCTGACAAGATCCACAGTGTGAGCAGGAAGCATGGGGCCACCTTGGTGCACTGTGCCGCGGGGGTGAGCCGCTCGGCCACCCTCTGCATTGCTTACCTGATGAAATGCCACAGTGTGTGCCTGCTGGAAGCCTACAACTGGGTGAAGGCCCGCAGGCCTGTCATCAGGCCCAACGTCGGCTTCTGGAGGCAGCTGATAGACTACGAGCGCCAGCTCTTTGGGAAGTCGACGGTTAAAATGGTACAGACACCTTATGGCATAGTTCCAGACGTTTATGAGAAAGAATCCCGACACCTGATGCCTTACTGGGGGCTGTAA